GACTGTATTGGGGTCCAAAAAGTAGACGACTGTAATGGAGaggtaaaattatttacattaagcatattatttgttaaacttattttgtttgttattttaaagttagtttatctGTTTAGGGATTTGTTATGAAAGAGGTAGAATACAAAGAGAAACTTATAGGAAAAGTAACCtttgctatatttataaacttaagaaattttttaattttctagttttatttctaaaagtgCAAAAATAATGTTAGATACACTTTCTTCTTTTAGAGATTATCAGATAATAAAAGGCCATCTAGACTCTGCATATTTTGTGGCCAAATGAAACAAAAGCTAAATAgacatttgaaaataaaacatggaAAAGAGCCTCTGGTTATTGAGGCTGTGAACCATCCAAAGTTAGTTAGTAAAAAACTCTTTGCTAAAATAAGAAGAGAAGGAATATTAATGTACAATAAGAGTCAGGCTTCCACTGATAATCCTATATATCAACGTGAAAAAAGTGGCACTAAATGGAAAAATTTAATGCGATGCAGTGCTTGCAACAgtttcataagcaagaagttcttCACAAGGCATGCTCAAAAGTGTTCACTTAGTACAATTAATGCAGTTGAACCAATTCCAGTTTCTACTGAATCATTAGATATCCCCAAATCGCTAGATCTTGATCCaggttttttaaagaatgttttagGAAAAATTAGAAATGATGAGATTGGTAAACTATGCTGCACTGATGAAAATATTGTATACATTGGTTCAAAGTTGTATTGGAAACTTCACAAAAAAGAGGATAAAGCAGCAGAAGTTTTTCGATCTGTCAGGGGAGATATGCGACGACTTGCAaattgctataatatttttaagcaacTGGATGTTATACATGCTTTATATTTCAACTCTCTAAATATGTTTAATCGAAGTAACTTTGAGCAACTTTCCGAGGCTATAgtattatatacaaaaagagAAGATTTGTCTCTTAAAGCAGgcttaaaacaaaacttgtattatcttataaaaaaatctgcAACTCTTGTGCAGTATTCATTTTACTCAAGGAAAAAAGATGATGAGGCTGCTGAGATCTCCAAATTTATTCAATCTTTTAAGGGTTGGCAGGATTATCTATTTGGTGATGCAACataccatttaaataaaaaacggcaaattaatttaagaaattcATCAAGACTTCCACAAAAAGATGATttacttattgttaaaaatcacGTAATTGAGTTAATGAGTTCAATCTGCagtaaatttcattttaaagatGAAAGCAGCTATAAAAATCTTAGAAATGCTGCATGTGAACgcattactttattaaatggcAGAAGAGGTGGTGAACCTGCTCGAATTTTGTTAGCAGATTGGTTGCAAGGAGAAAATGATTAATGGATCGATAAACAAAGACTCAAAAAACTTGACAGTTTAGACCGTATATTTGTGAAGTCTATGAAAGTTATTTACATGACAGGAAAAGGTAATAATCATCTAGTACCAGTAATTATTCCAGGAGATACGATTCTTGCaatgaaaaaactttctaaCGAAAGTTTCTGTAAGTTGGTGGCGTTCTTgcaaataataagtttatatttgcAAGCTCAAAAAGATCTGAAAATCATGTTTTAGGGGTGGCATGTTGTGCACAAAATTTGTTCAAAGTTAGTATTAAAATCGCCAAAAGACATAATAGCCACCAAAAATCGGCATAGAATTAGCACACTTTTTGCATCTCTTGATGtaaaagataaagataaagaattattttattccCATATGGGACATTATGAAAAAATGAATCAAGATTTTTATCAGGCTCCATTGGCATTATTAGAATTAACACGTGTTGGGAAGCAACTAATGAAAATTGATGCcggtatgtattttttgttttagtttctGGTATATTCATAAATACCTAAAAGTTAACTTGAGTATATGaacaaatcttttgattttttaaaaagtataaaggtgtttaaaaaaatttaggcctagtttaattttttttaatttataaaatttcggtttttataaaattacaatctaacacaaaataaacacacaatatagtaaactttattttgttaaatttactttaggacAATCTGATGTGATACAGGATCTGCCTACAAAAGGTAtctgatttataatttttttaaaaattaaagtgtatGCTTTACAGGCAAcgcctaatttttattttattataaaatatctagAATCTAATAAGGAAGTTAATGAGAATGAATATGGTGAGAatgttgttgataaaaaatctgATGAGAATGTTGTTCAGGAAAATGACTCTCacactttaactttaaaaggtttacaatttcaacttttaaaaaagttgtatacttataataaatttaaatatttgtttttcattCTAAAAGATCTATATCTAGGTAATGATGTTTTTGGCATTAAGGAGAAAGTTAGTGATTTTCCTAAATAAGGAAATTATGTTTGATAatccaactttaaaaaataaatgttcctTATCTATTGCAGGtgacttttacaattttaaatttacatttttcaattataattttatcttgtgttttataataacaatcAAAACTCCTCATTTGACTTTTAGAAGAACAAGAAGAAATATCAGTTAAGACAATTGAGTCAAATATTGGTGCTAATTTCACTAAagtttttaatggtttaaatttaaaagtttatccaAAAAGGTCACtcaaaaaaggtaattttttacagaaaattaatttttaaaaatttatgggattatattttataaaatttatgatatagTTTGTATTATACTTTTAGTTAATTAtcgaaataaagaaaataatgaagaaaTGGTTCAAGAAAGTGAACCTGATTACATTAATGAAAGTCAAGATGAGGACAGTGAAAACTTTGATTCAGATGAAAAACGAGATCTTAGTtccagtatttttattttactaaaacttacaaaaactttgttaaaatttattaaaattacaaaagtattttttctttaagcGAGTTCAGTGTTACCAATACAATACCTTTTAGAATCAATATCTTTACAATATCTTTCAGAATCAAAACCAAGAAAGTGGACTGCAAAGCAGGTTGAAGCATTAAATAGTTACTTTGGGGATTTTATCTTTGGAAGAATTTCTGATTGGCCAAGTAAGTAATTTGTACCATCCtaaaaaattggtataataGAATTAAGTTAAAGGCTGAATTTtaggttattttttaattatttttgacattGATCACTGTTGAATAAAAATAGGCTTCCCTTTATTTAAGGTTATAATAAAACACTCTAAAGCTATTGATACCACCATTTCTTCTTATAGTTTAAGAGTCAGTAATcagtttttacaatatatttaaagtcTGTAAATCTTCTTTTAGCTCGAAAAGAAATAGAAGGCTTTcgaataaaaaatgcaattgatTTTCCATACTCAAAAATCCGCTCTAAATTAGTTAATGATCGCGAGAAAAACAGACGACAGATAAGTATCAGGACAAAACTTTCGAATAAACGATGCCAAGACATGAACATGTAGATTGTTACAtatgtaataaaagtatttattttgtcaagttgtttattttcttgttgcccctatttaaattaactttttggCATAATATAATCCAAAATCGTTCcttttatattcataattataaaaacagtttgTTAAAGTTTAAGCAATTAAAccactgttttttttattaaagcgcTACTAATTAAGCATTTTAGAAGATGTCCCCGTAACGTTCACAATAGGCTTAAAAAACAATGCGGGGACGcgaaatgcattaaaaatttttaagctcTTGAATTTAGTCTAttcttaaaaaacaagttgaaacacacttaaatttattatttactgttATAACTTGAtcgaaaaaacattttaatttcaatatgtaaaaatgtcccgaaatgtacaaaattttatatgtcCCCGCAATGTACGTAgaagtagtatatatatacatatatatatatatatatatatatatatatatatatatatatatatatatatgtatatacatatatatatatatatatatatatatatatatatatatatatatatatatatatatatatatatatatatatgtatatacatatatttatatatgtatatatatacatatgtatatatatatatatatatatatatatatatatatatatatatatatatatatatatatatatgtatatatatatacgtatatacatGTACAGCATTAACATTGTTGATAAATTCAGAActctaacaataaaaacaaaattatttacgtTGGAATCTACataactgcaaaaattttatgtttttttaaaatttgattgtaaacaaaaaaaatatttataattttttttaaatcattgtaAAAGTaactctattaaataaaatgagcTATCTTACAAGTATTTTAGATTTCaaaattgcccatatatattttcaacAGGGTTAAGGTCTGGACTTTGTGGCTGCAATTTAAGGATGTtagctttacatttttttgaggAACTGTTGTGCCGCTTTGCATGTGTGTTTAGGGTTGTTGTCAtggcgaaaaaaaaatttgcaatcaaTTCTTAAACGGATTGACATGAATTTTTTGAAAGCCAATCAACATACAACTTCCCTGTCATTATACATTCAACATTCATAAGTCGTCCCACACTACTTGAATCAAAACAACCCCTAGCCATAGGCGAGCCACCTCCATGCTAGACTGTTTTTGTAAGATTTCTATTTAAGAGTGCATTACAAGGTCTGCGCCAAACTCTTTGTCGTTTTTTAAGCCAAGTATTTGACATTTATTCTTATCAGACCATAACACTAAGTTTCAAAATGCCTCACACTTGTTAATATGCAGTTTTGCAAatgctacaattttttttttgtttatacttttctGAAGAAGGTTTTTTAAACCACCTAAatttttaaaccacttaaaataagttttttctgtACAGTTAGAcatgaaacatttaaataagGATTTTCAACAATCTGTATTGAggttattgttaatttttttttctatcagtGCAATTACACATCTTCCTAACACCACTTACTGATATTTGGTATTTTTCATCACATTGCTTGTAGGTTAGGCCCTTTTTTCGATCAAAAGTGACCGGAGATCTGATGTCCaatgaataattttgatgataaaccattattattattttaactttttctaaaaataaatccaaaaattatagtttaaaatgcttattgttaataactttattatttttcataataaaaatgtagATGTTTCTTACTTTTGTCACATTTATTTTAGACAGAAAAACTGTAAGTTAGCAAAGTTCATTTAATAGAGTTACTTTTGCATTGAGTTAAAAAGagcaataaatgtttttttttctctctggaatcaaatttaaaaaaaaacataaaacttttgcAGTTATATAGATTCTGacgtatatatttttgtttttattgtttgagtTTCGATTTTATCATTAATGCTACTTAGTTTTGCCtgtgactatatatatatatatatttatatatatatatatatatatatatatatatatatatatatatatatatatatatatatatatataaattagtaaaaaacacttatctaacttTTATCTTCGACTTGAAGTTTCACCATTGCTGGATCATCAGGAAGAGTTactaaatctcaaaaaaaatcaatttatagaaaaaaatattttacaggaaggtataaattattataaaaaatttttaattactatatttttttgttaacggGAAGTTACAGAAAgtaattatgaaataattttctttGGAATGGGGATAGTTTAATTtggtcatttgtttttataattttttaagaggTATTTATTTTCGTTCCtacatttagaaattaattcagattttttatttaataaattttcttgatttaaatgagtaattatttcaaatttttcttgcaaACATAGCatacattttttggaaatgttaTTATAGGCAGGGGCAGATTTTAGAATAGAccattgtaaattaaaatttttatttttttcttttaaatcccaaatatattttgacagcatagtctcttttgaatattttttgtgtttaaacgATTGTTTGTGGTTGGCATAACGTTTTTTCCATTCCCCCTCGGttaagcttatatatatatatatatatatatatatatatatatatatatatatatatatatatatatatatatatatatatatatacacagaaaACTCCCGGTTATTCGAACCACCAAGGGGTATAAGAATTTATTTCGAATAACCCAAAACTCGAATAACTGAATATGCTCTTTAAAATGACCTActttaagtttcttttaaattttattaaaagtagaaagtaaaaaaaaaaaaaagaccctTGGAATTTGGTGCTACTTCAGATTGTTcttgtaaaataataagtattttacaattcattgaaaatatagtccattttttatttattttttgttactgtaatgtgtttttttatcttcaagGGGAGCAAAAATTGTTTCGAATAACCGAAATTTCAAACAACTGCTGGTTCAAATAACTGCATTTCTGCATAACAGCATTTGCAtgagtttgttaaagaaaattcACAGTAAATCAAAATTGCTTCGAATAagcagaaaattttaataagtgcCATTTCGAATAACCGAGAGTTtactgtataataaataaatatgtatacaatatatgtataatttatatatatataatttatatatatatatacatatatatgtaatttatttatctatatattttatatataataataataatccatttatttaaccataaaatatgaaaatttacaataatatttataaactccCATAAAtaaggttaggtgtcactcatatagttaaaaactagttaatggagtgacacctgaacctataattataaattataaacataaataagttatatatatgtatatataaatatatatatatatatatatatatatatatatatatttatatatttatttttactttttaaatttaataataattatactaatttaataacatttttttttacatttgctttCAGAGTACTAATGGTACAAGTTTTGgtttttgatttagattctgtatctGAATGATATCCTGGCCTATCGATAGATATcctgttaattatttttttatatattgcataaatatatatgcaaacactcacacacacaaattttaaagaaaatatttatatttttatatacatatatatatctataaattgtatatttcaagcttttttatatttatcattgtatattattgtttgtattaaaaattgattttagaaatattgcGAGGGCACAGTTCAAAttacaatttagttttatttgccaattcaatatatattatagccAACTTTAGTTACGTTTAATAATACTTTGCGATATTTTATACAGCGCATTTAAGCGTTGGTTCAACgctatattttaacttttactcgacgtctttgagtcacgctaaatcgacgttttactaacaacgttacaaatccttgcaaaatAGACTGCTTTAACAGCGTTtatgcaacgctttttaagtaacgttttttcaacgttaagttgCGACGTTTATACAATGCTTTTTAtgtaacgctttttcaacgtttagttgcGACGCTTTTGTAACGTCAttaagtaacgttttttcaacgttacgcAATAACGTTTAATCAACGTCTATTAAACAACGttacatatctttgcaaaatcgattactttgtcaacgtttccgcaacGTCATTTGCaaccggttttcaacgttgaatcaacgttgtcATGTTTGCTGGGgttattgaagaaaaataaaaataaactgtttgaCCTGCTAGCATGTAACTGCAAGCTTGAAGCTCCTCCCTGTGATGAGAAGAATATCAAATGCTTAGGTTGTTCAGATGTGCACCTTTACTGTAGTTGTGTTGGCAGTAAAAAGGTAagttatgaaaattgaaaataattttgaattggACTTTGCataacttctttaatttttatttgattgattagtttattttttatataaaattatatgttccacaagttatttttaaatagaatttagaaccacaaaatattattagattCCTATAGGAGAGCGCTCCAATATAAAAGACCAAAGAGAGAAAATTGGTACTAAAGGAAAATTTCAAATAGAAGGTATTGATAACTCTGTTTTATCACCTACCtcatataaaaagaaaactaaagcatctgataaagaaatttataataaagagtTTGACACAATCATGGATTCAGATCAGGTAATAAAATATGATGTGTAAACTTTGATTGTACAATACAAactgtatattatttatatagaaattacagcatatttaaaataactaactaataaataattctttaaagtaaaatgttataaaatcaattcttaaatggaaattcatttaaatgtaaaatttgcatTGTTGTAAATTTcgatttctttattataattttttttttttgtagagtGAAACTTCCTTATCATCATTAAGTCACACTAGATTAAAGCACTATAACACTACCCAGTATCTAATATTTGCATTAGAGGTAATTAGATATGGAATATCAGATGAAGCGGGGGCCGCCATAGCTAATGCTGTACTTCAAGATATTGGTCTTCTCCATCTAAATGAGGTTATTGATCTAAGTAAAATGAAGAGAGAGAAAGAACAAGTGTGTTCGCATGCTAGTTTTGAACAATCTAagatttcaaatataaaagcaATTGGTTTGGATAGTAAACGTAATAAAAACTCATTGGTTTATGAAGAGAGAGATATCTATggtgaaataaaactttataaatctacCAGCACTGTAGACTACTTGACATTTACAACTGAATCAGGTAAAGGCTGATGTTATCTCTTTagttatgatattttttgtaatttttttcttattgtaatcAAGGCAAGTTGCAAGGTCAGTACCTAAAGCACATAGatgtacctaaaaaaaaaggaaaagtaaaAGATCTTGCTGAACTTGTGATGTTCTCAAAGAGTTTAAAAGCGATGAAAGTATCAGGGCAATAATTTTGGACGATACAAATGTTAATgcaggtatatatttttttcaaaacacatgtctgaaaaatcaaaaaaattagtatataaaacttcggttaagttttatatttgcATATTAACCTATCATTTTAGGTAAAGATAATGGTTTAGTAGCTTGTGTTGAGAGAATGTTGCAAAGAAGAATTTATTTAGTTGGCTGTCTTCTACATGCTAATGAGTTACCATTGCGtcatttaatttctaaacttgATGGTTCTTCCATTAACCTAAATAATTATTCGGGTAATAGTAACACTATTTTAAGTTCTTGTTTGTGATCATATTATTAGTAACAttatttatcacatttttattgctgctttacttttctttattctaatgtgttttattataaattaatattttgaatataatattttttatgttaataatatatttggttaaataataatactaatattttaaaggacCAGTCGAAAAATGTTTAACAcatccattttatttaaatttaactgttgACTTTATACAAGTTGAGACAGACATTGAATATCCTCCTCCATCTGTTATTTAAGAACACACTAAGGATCAAAGAATGCTACTAGAATACAGCATTGGAATTTTTAGAGGGTTTTTAAACGAAAagtacctgaaaaaaaaataggtgtgttgttttgttcattatttgttcttgatatttttctattatttagtTTGTTAGAAAATAATGTACttgtgtatttattaaaaagctatataattaactatttaaggtctaaaaataattaatttttatatatgaaagaTTAAAATTATAGGGCCTATTTGTCATGCAAGGTGGGTGACAACAGCAATGCGGATAATGGCAATATACACAAAAACAATCAATCCCAGTAGAGagcttaaaatcttttttgaatatattcaaACAGTATATACTCCAATGTGGTTCAATATCAAAAAGTCAAAGAGTT
This genomic interval from Hydra vulgaris chromosome 01, alternate assembly HydraT2T_AEP contains the following:
- the LOC136075050 gene encoding uncharacterized protein LOC136075050, with the protein product MESEDSIVFDDLNISEEIVGDSDCGSDNCESLKYVTKISSLHIKDVNLHDEYIDYKIEEKFPESEEEYFDFFLEKVFDAESLKIPAMKKVDDCIGVQKVDDCNGEGFVMKEVEYKEKLIGKRLSDNKRPSRLCIFCGQMKQKLNRHLKIKHGKEPLVIEAVNHPKLVSKKLFAKIRREGILMYNKSQASTDNPIYQREKSGTKWKNLMRCSACNSFISKKFFTRHAQKCSLSTINAVEPIPVSTESLDIPKSLDLDPGFLKNVLGKIRNDEIGKLCCTDENIVYIGSKLYWKLHKKEDKAAEVFRSVRGDMRRLANCYNIFKQLDVIHALYFNSLNMFNRSNFEQLSEAIVLYTKREDLSLKAGLKQNLYYLIKKSATLVQYSFYSRKKDDEAAEISKFIQSFKGWQDYLFGDATYHLNKKRQINLRNSSRLPQKDDLLIVKNHVIELMSSICSKFHFKDESSYKNLRNAACERITLLNGRRGGEPARILLADWLQGEND
- the LOC124809955 gene encoding uncharacterized protein LOC124809955 isoform X2, which gives rise to MMFLALRRKLVIFLNKEIMFDNPTLKNKCSLSIAEEQEEISVKTIESNIGANFTKVFNGLNLKVYPKRSLKKVNYRNKENNEEMVQESEPDYINESQDEDSENFDSDEKRDLSSKSKPRKWTAKQVEALNSYFGDFIFGRISDWPTRKEIEGFRIKNAIDFPYSKIRSKLVNDREKNRRQISIRTKLSNKRCQDMNM